One Arachis hypogaea cultivar Tifrunner chromosome 2, arahy.Tifrunner.gnm2.J5K5, whole genome shotgun sequence genomic window, aaaaaaaatgccaaGAAGACCAAAAATTAAAGAAGTAAATCAACCAGAGCTTCATATTGTTAATTATCTTGGACATTCaaattatgtaagtttttattttttaataatctgatttaataataataatagtgataatattaaattttattagcaatatatattataatggcaCTAAGTAGAGATTAATTATGTATGTGTGTATGATTTTATTGTTAGGTGGTTAGAAATAGAAATCAAAATAGGAATTaatcatgtatgtatgtatgtatgatatGGAGCTCTACGGAAGAATTTGGTTTTTTAATGGTTAttggttaaaataaaataaaagaatgaatGAATGTAATGAATGtaaagaatgaatgaatgaaagaaGGAGAATGAGATGTGACATTTGTACATATTAGATTAGAGTAGAGTAGAGATTGatgtattgttgttgttattattattagcagTAGTAATTgagttaaataaattattatgattaataataaaaatttaataaattatcttatttatgatcattaataattgaattttaattcagTAACATTTAGACAATAAATTAGTAATAACTAAATTTAGattaagaaattattattatgatgccgtgttataaataataataataataaaattagtatgctattttatgaataataataacaataataaaattagtatGCTGTTTTACGAATAAATAGTTTATCAGTCGTGAAATTATTCTGGTTAGTTAGTTAAggttaaataatttttgttataaggTAATGAATATGATTGAAGGATTTTTGTATAACAGATTTACTATGTATGTTTGAAATGCAATTATGCTGGAATTAGTTATAATGGACATGTAAGAATAATTGTGTTTTTGAGaatatagttatattatactGGTACTTATAGCGAAAATGTGATATTGTAAGGTTCACGGATGTTAATGTGTGATCATTTAAAGCCGCCGGATCCATACAACCAAATTGTTGAGTCACACTTACGCGAGACtgaattttattatgttttccaAATTGGAGTTATCTAATGTCAGTCAGCAATGATTAATGCTCTGATTGAGAGATGGCGACCTGAGACTCACACATTTCATTTTCCGGTTGGTGAGTGTGCCATAACCTTGGAGGATGTGGCGATAATTCTCGGTCTGCCAACAAATGGTCTTCCGGTTACACGACCGACCATGAGTAATTTTGAGGCATTGAAAGTCGAATACTTGTACCAATTTAGAGTTACATCGAGGAAGACAAATTGTAGAGAAAGCTTTATAAAATTAACATAGTTTAGAAATTTGAAAAATCGTATAGTATTGAATGATAATAACGCAGCATAACTCACACcactaaatcatataaaaaaaatcagccgTATACTATCTACCTCCTAATTTTAACCCTTATTTAAATATTACCCACTGCAAATAGACCTCATAAAAACTCGAAATTTGCATTAAAAGGCCtacattaaaaaagaaaaaaaaagccaataaaaaGTTAAATCCATAAAATGCAAAAATACATATAGATATTCCAAATTTGGCATCTCAATATTTAATATTCCCGCATTAGGACCACATATCGGAGGAGAATTAACCATTAACAATTTTTATATAAGATCGAAACCATCTTTATGCGGTTAAAAAGTCATCCATGCACATAACTTTACACGTCTTTCACGTTGATAGTAGACAACAACCCATTTCTTACTAACCTTATGATGAGGGTGATTTTGTCAGTCCCAGACTAGAGCTCAACTTATATATAGTAAGTGGAAACAGACAGACAAAGCTTTGCGACCTTCACACCTACGTTCAGAGTAGACCACTTGTCACTCTGCCAAGCCACAGTGATCACACCTGTGGATGTTTTTTCTGAGCCACACCATACAACTTCCCTTGTGACTCTCAACAAACAACAGGAAGGTTCCCTGCTTTTGTTGGTGAGTCGCTTCGCTTGGTCTATCTTCGTCCAATTCTCGGTCACTCTTCTCACTCAACTGACAACTCTGCTTTCTACTCTTCAGCATTAGAGTTtccacccctctctctctctctctctctctctctctctctctaagcgATGCTGAGAGCTCTGCTTCTCAAACGCGCCCTTCGTCTCCCCCATCACCGTTACCATCACCACTTCCACTCACATCCCCACCCTCTCCGAACCCTCCCCTCCACCACCATCCACCAGTACCTACGCCGCTTCTCCTCCTTACCACCGGAGCCCTCCACTGATGACCAAACCCTAAAGTACCTCGGCTACGGCGCCCTCCTCCTCTTCTGCGGCGCCGCCACCTACTACTCCTTTCCTTTTCCCGACAACGCGCAGCACAAGAAGGCGCAGATCTTCCGCTACGCCCCGTTGCCGGAGGACCTCCACACCGTCTCCAACTGGAGCGGGACCCACGAGGTCCAGACTCGCAACTTCCAACAGCCCGAGACCCTGAAGCAGCTGGAGGACATCGTCAAGGAGGCCCACGAGAAGAGGACTCGCATTCGGCCTGTCGGTTCGGGCCTATCTCCCAACGGCATCGGGCTGTCGCGGGCCGGAATGGTAAACCTTGCATTGATGGATAAGGTGCTGGATGTGGACAAGAAGAGCAAGACTGTGAGGGTTCAAGCTGGGATCAGGGTGCAGCAGCTTGTGGATGGAATCAAGGACCATGGCCTTACCCTTCAGAATTTTGCTTCCATTAGGGAGCAACAAATTGGTGGCATCATTCAGGTTCTTTAATTTCTAGGGTTCACGAATTGGTTGTGCTTTGATGAACTGGttttatttgagtcattctcTGAATTTGAGTTTCAATTGAATGGGTGTAAGTTCATATCAATTAGTTCATGGCATATCATGATTTCACCAACTAGGTAGCGAACTGCTTACCAATTCAATCCTCGTACCTGAACGTCATATGTATATTTTccacataaaatattttatatatggcGTACCGAGTTCCCGTTCCCATACTAGACTGTATTGCGTTCTATGTAACTATTGTTCATGGGTACATTATACATGCCATATTGATTCAGCCACTTATTTGCCACCTTACTCAAATATGTAGAGTATTCCGTAATTTTTACAGTTGATGGTGCCTATACACAAATACTGGGTTGTTGAACTAATTTGGTCATTAATTGGCTACTGGATATGTTAAACTGGATTCGTACATTATAATTGGTCTTGTTGAAGTGATTCTTACATTATGATTCATGTGAAGCTGGGAACTTCGTCTGTTTTGCTCTTGGGCGTTAGGTTGGTGCACATGGAACTGGTGCAAGATTGCCTCCAATTGACGAGCAGGTGATTGCCTTGAAATTGGTGACCCCTGCCAAGGGGACAATTGAGATCTCGAAAGAGAAGGATCCAGAGCTGTTTTATCTTGCTCGTTGTGGTCTCGGGGGACTTGGAGTTGTGGCTGAAGTCACCCTTCAGTGTGTCGATCGACAGGAGCTTGTGGAGCACACAGCTATCTCATCTATAAATGAGATAAAGAAAAATCACAAGTAATTCTTTAGTGTTCTGTTTCCATTTTATGTCTTTCTTCTTTGAAGTTAGCAAATACATTGAACACCATTGCCCCCTTAATAAAATTGCGCTGTTTAGTAAAAGAGTGACTCAATCCATATGGTTTCCAAGTTCAATCACTCTATGGTTTAGGTGGGTAAGATGGATGCCGCCTTAGTCCTATAAATAGAGGCTAGTTCTGTAATAGAGCCTCTGGAGTCTGAtctgatataataaaaataagcgAAGAAGAGTATTCGGACTTCCTGATAATTTAAATCCTTTCATAGCTTTGGGTTTGCAAATCTAGCTAGATTTTTCTGCCAAGATTCAGTATTTTGAATACAACTGAGCACCATGGTGGTGAGTGCTTgctatttcattttatttatttatttcagtgaAGGAGTTTAGTATAACAATTTGGTCTATCACACCAAAGAAAACATTTGGTGTGACATATCAACCATTTAGAGAatacttttttttctaatttacctTTTAAAAATAAGTTTGGACTTAAAAAATTATGCTGCACTTAATGGCTGCTTGTAaagtttgtttttgaaaaatgtttgcaTAATGAAAAACTTTAGACATGTAAAACAAATTCTTGTAAAACTGGAACTTCAATATGTTTTTTTCAAGTTGAATTTTGCACATAAAGAAACGGCAAATGGTAAATGGTAATTTTAAATGCAGagaaaatataatatatagaaacaTAATACGGTAAAGATGATCTTAGCCACCCATAAATGTGCACAATATCATAATAGTCCTTCATTTCAATGTATATTAAATTTGTACTCCAAAAAGCATTGCAATATCATGTTAAATCTTGCATTTTggatattaaatttgattttaacatGATATTAACAAAGGTCATTGACTTTCACTGAACAATCACTTGTCCTAAAAGTGGGGACCACttcaatatttacatatatagttGGCAACCAAAATTTACTGATGTAATCTTCTGGTAAGTATTTTAATCATATGCATGTGCAATCCGCATATATTTCTGCTGCAGCATTACTTGAATCTGCCTGTATCTTTTATGTTAATTATCTTTTTGTAATTTGACCTAAGATAGTAGGGATCATCTTCAGAAGATTTAGATTGTCCCTTTTCCATCATATGCAGGAAACTGCTGTCTGAAAATAAGCATGTCAAGTACCTTCATATCCCATATACTGACTCTGTTGTGGTTGTGAGATGCAATCCAGTTTCAAAGTGGGGCCCTCCCAAGTTTAAACCAAAATATACCAAAGATGAAGCGATTCAACATGTACGTGACCTTTATAGGGAGTCCCTCAAAAACTACGGGTACTGCTACACCTATTGCATTATTTTCAGTGTATATGGTTCACTGACAAAGTAATTTTCTCATTGCTTTGTTCTCAAATAAAGGCTATTAGAAGGTGCAGTTTGCTGTCCTAATTTTGGCATTTGTTTGGCTTCTTTTTCccgatattttattttattttgcttagaCATTCTCAAATGATGACATTTTCAAATGATGTATACCTAACATTCTGATTAAGAATTAGATAGACAACATATGATAAGGATGGCATGATGTATCCTTTTCAGGGATGTCATGATGCTAATGGtttcatatatatattattggacATGGACTAGTaaaatgttaatattttttattgatccGAGAGTGGTTTATTCAAGCATTTATGGATAATTCGAAAGTGTCTCAGTAGCTTAATTTTATGTTGATGTTCTAATTATATCATAACATAAAGTTGACTGATTTACTATTTTACTGTTGCCATTTTGTGAACTTCTTTTCACATGATTACTATTTGTGTATACAGAGCATATGGATCTAAGGGTAGTTCATCAGGTGACAGTGAACAGAACATAGATGAGTTTTCTTTTACAGAATTAAGAGATAAGCTAATTGCATTGGATCCTCTTAATAAGGAACACATAATCAAAGTCAATCAAGCTGAGGCAGAGTTCTGGAAGAAGTCAGAAGGATATAGAGTTGGATGGAGTGATGAAATACTGGGCTTCGATTGTGGAGGCCAACAGTGGGTGTCGGAGACATGCTTCCCTGCAGGAAAACTAGCTAGCCCGAGCATGAAAGACCTTGAATACATTGAAGAGTTGAAGAAACTCATAGAGAAGGAAGACATACCGGCTCCTGCACCAATTGAGCAGCGATGGACAGCTAGCAGTAAGAGTCCCCTGAGTCCTGCTTCAAGCCCATTCGaagatgatatattttcttgGGTAATACTATCCTATCCTGGACAATCAAATGATTGCTGATAGTACTATGAATATAATTCTAAATTATAGTTCAGCTGCAGAAATGGTATTACACGACCATATAATTTGAGCTTAGCACTGTGCTTTCGTTATGTTTACTGTTCATTTGCTGTCACATCCCTCATGAATTTTTGGTTATTAGATCAGCAAAATTTTCTGCTTTTGGTTACGTGACAATAATTGAAATGCATGAGCTTCCCATTCTTTTTCTAATGAGAGTGTTTCGAATATGATTTAATTTCATGGACATGGGGTTCAATTTTGACCAAGGTATGAAGTTTCACCATGATAGGAACAGGTTTGGAGTGGTTTATAGGAGGAGAGTAAGGAGTAGATAAGCTGAATTTTCACTGCTTTCACtacttaattcataattgttgCTGGTTAGCTCTTTTAAGCTAGTTTAGCAGGTTAGGAGCAGGAGTGCTAGGCTTAACTGCTGCTTATAAATACTAGGGGTTAGTTTGTTTTAGTGAGTTAGAAAAATTCTGTGTTGCTGTTAGTTTAGGAGAGGGAAACTCTCTCCAGAGTTGGTTAGATCCAATAGTGTACTTCAATAAGGGATTGTGATTTACAATCCCTAGTTCATcaataaaatccctaatttctgcTAGATCCTTTCACACCAACATGCAAATTTTGTTTCAGAGCTTAACTGGTTTGCCGAGGGGAGAAGATATCCAAACTTGGCATTAAATCCTTTGGTTCCTCTATGAATTATAGCATCATTATGTTGGTTTGAAATGATTTGGTGGTCATGTTTATGTTAATGTTTCAGGTTGGTATTATCATGTACCTCCCAACCACGGATGCTCGCCAGAGGAAGGAGATAACCGAAGAATTCTTTCATTACCGACATTTAACTCAGGAAAAATTGTGGGATCAGTACTCTGCTTATGAACACTGGGCTAAGATTGAGGTAATAATCTAACCATCTTAACGAAAATAATTGAACATGGACATGGAAGTCTTTATTGTCTCAGAACTGTAATGAGAAGAGTCTTATCCATGAAATCCAAGTCTCCAATCTGTTGATATCATCTGCCACCAAACATTTGGAATTGCAAATTGAGCGAAAtgtgtttgaaattttttaatttctctgtttattACCTACCTTTAGGTTCCAAAGGACAAGGAAGAGCTTGCAGCTCTCCAAGCACGGATAAGACAGCGGTTTCCAGTGGATGCATACAATAAAGCGAGAAAGGAATTGGACCCCAACAAGATCCTATCAAATAACATGCTGGATAAGATCTTTGCAGAATCAAACACACTATAATTTTAGGTTGGTAATTCGTTTACTTGTTCTTGTGCTAATTTTTGAAACAGCCACACTTTTTGAAACTTAAGGTTGCATAATTTATCTGGTACACAATCAAGATTATTTTGCATTTTTCATCAACATATTCTTTCAGTTTATTGTGTAAGTTGAGTTGCCTTGGGCTGAAAGGGAGCTATAAGAATTGTGATGTCATGTAATATATCAAGATTCAAGTGGTGCTGGTTTGTTCCTTACATTCTGTTTTCAGCCCAACATAAATAGGAAGCATAAAGATAGGGTGAAGGCAGAGGAAATGTACTGTGTTGATATACTTGTATAAGGAAAATTCTATGGGCACCTAAAAATTTCTTTGTTTCATCCTTTTCTTCTATAACAATTAACAAGGGTTGGAAATTCGATTAAAttggaaaatgaaataaaaaagttGAGAACTTTTCTTGATGTCGAATTTAGAAGTCAAAATGTGGGATTCTTGTAACATTAGGCCTTGTGTAAAATGTCTCCTCTTTTTGTCGCCGTTGTTTCTGTTTCCTGGATTCATCTGTCATGGATACCGCGTGGGCTTGGCTGTCCCGATCTTCACTGCCATCTGCCAACGATTTAGTCCATCAGCTCCCTGCGAACTAGTACTTGGTTTCGAATCTCAGATTTGTTTtcgaatttttcttttatttttatgttgttgAATGTTGATGAAAAGGAGCCTAAGAGCAACGGTGGAGTTGTCTGTGTGATCTTAAACTCATGGGTTCAAGTTGTGTAAACAGCTATTGATGTAATTATCAGGTGGCTGCCTACATTATATCCTTTGGGTGGGGTTCTGTCCTAGACCCTCGGTTAACACGGTTAATCCAATACAAATAAACGTTTTAtacaataatatatgtattttgaGTACGAACTCAATTAAATAATACGAATATTTTCGACTGGCATTGTAATCTACTATTTAGCTCTTGTGCCCAGCAAAATTGTAACTAAATATTTAAAATggtaaaatttcaaaattttattaattgaataaataattaatttattttatttaaataaaaaagtcccTGATATGATGATCCTCACTTAGACCCTTGTTTGAAACTTGTTAATAATGTCAAAATGAGatggcaaaagaaaaaaaaattatttaatgtaAAATCACCAaactattaaaaatttagaagaaaataaGTTCTCATCATTCTAAATTCTCTCCTTtcatatattgttttttttttttttttacaaataagtTGCTATATATATAGATCatctctattatattgagataattATATTGGTGAATATTAGTActaaaattatctaattatatttctttattttatatttattacttcttttttatttatttattttacaacacgttattaacatgagactctgatcaaattttagggagactcaagtaataaatttttattatgttaaaattcTCTTatcttgaatttaaatatttaatgctcttgatatatctagaAACAACTATTTATCATAGATACTAGATAttgaaattcatcttgattcaatggatcttgaaaataccattaaggctgaaaataatacattccagaaggataaagccaaagtcatGATCTTCCTTCATCGTCATGTTGACGAagaattgaaaaatgaatatctcacgtTAAAAGATCTTGCAAATATGTGGAAAGACCTCGAAGAaatgtataatcatcaaaagacggtgatactttttcaagcccgatatgaatggacgcacttgcgtctacaggattttaaatccataaatgaatataattcaacGATGTTtcaaatcacctcacgaatgaaattatgtgggg contains:
- the LOC112745243 gene encoding L-galactono-1,4-lactone dehydrogenase, mitochondrial; its protein translation is MLRALLLKRALRLPHHRYHHHFHSHPHPLRTLPSTTIHQYLRRFSSLPPEPSTDDQTLKYLGYGALLLFCGAATYYSFPFPDNAQHKKAQIFRYAPLPEDLHTVSNWSGTHEVQTRNFQQPETLKQLEDIVKEAHEKRTRIRPVGSGLSPNGIGLSRAGMVNLALMDKVLDVDKKSKTVRVQAGIRVQQLVDGIKDHGLTLQNFASIREQQIGGIIQVGAHGTGARLPPIDEQVIALKLVTPAKGTIEISKEKDPELFYLARCGLGGLGVVAEVTLQCVDRQELVEHTAISSINEIKKNHKKLLSENKHVKYLHIPYTDSVVVVRCNPVSKWGPPKFKPKYTKDEAIQHVRDLYRESLKNYGAYGSKGSSSGDSEQNIDEFSFTELRDKLIALDPLNKEHIIKVNQAEAEFWKKSEGYRVGWSDEILGFDCGGQQWVSETCFPAGKLASPSMKDLEYIEELKKLIEKEDIPAPAPIEQRWTASSKSPLSPASSPFEDDIFSWVGIIMYLPTTDARQRKEITEEFFHYRHLTQEKLWDQYSAYEHWAKIEVPKDKEELAALQARIRQRFPVDAYNKARKELDPNKILSNNMLDKIFAESNTL